TAATAACTTCTTCCATGTCTTTCCCCATATTAGCCACAATATCGGTGTCGCATTATCAAAGCTTTGACACACCCTACACAAACTGGACAAAACActaaacgaaacgaaacgaaagcCCAGCAAAGCCACacaaaacttaattaaatccaatgcaaaatcaaataaactATGCATAAAGCACTAACTAAAGCCACTTATTTAAAGCCCTCAGCACCTGTCAGTTACTCGTAATTCTTTTGCTTAATCTAATCTAATGAAAAGAACTCACTCTCGAGTGGGCCAACAACCACCACACTGCACCACCAGAGCAACCACAAATGGTAgtaaaacagaaaacaaaataccaaaaattttaaaaaccaaaaaaaaaacttaaaccCTTTTGTAAACTATACAAGAAACTAGAAATACCTGCAAATTGAGCTTAGCAGCAAGTATTTAACAGACATAAAATGCATAGAAAGCAAGAACTACAGTATGTACCACACTAGAAACACCACCAAAAACATCACTCACCACCACTGGTAAGAATGCAAAATGAACTTGagttgagattgagattgagtTGCGTTTGGCATTTTGGTTTCTTCTCTTTTCAACCTTAATTAGCGCCGTAAACCTGGAGTTCTCGATTCCAGCTAGCTGCATGCAAGCCACCTAATTAACGCCCACTTTCACACACAATTACTTAGTTGTATCCGtctactatatacatacatacatacgtactaTACTATGTGCTCGCATGCATGTTTTCCGAGCGGTGAAAAGCCGAAATCTCATTACACACTCATCCAGGCTCACGTACTGCTTGATAATCCACTGGAGGACACGCGGGTCACATGAAAACTTCTCGTCTGCGGCTGTGGCTTATTTAAGCTTATTGATGCTATTTTCACAGCCCcccaaaaaacacaaaaaagttGCGAAAAAGACACAGGACAAAAGCGAGTAACTCGCAGTAAATTCGTGTTTAAAATGCAAAGCTCGGAGCGGGAAACCCCCTTATTACCTGTTGGCTTCGCAACAGTTCGCCGCACTCATAAACCCTTCAACGCCCCAGCGAAATAGCTGAGCCTTGAAATTAACTTTTCAAAGGCAAATGCGAAATATGAAAACTCACAGCGATAGAACGCAGACAACAGAACTTGGCCGAAACTCGCATTTCCCAGAGCCACAAACAAGCCgttaaatatgaaaataagcAGCATCGCTGTCTGGGAAAAGTCCtttatatacacacacacatttatatatatatatatatcacaTATGTATTCCAAATTGACGGCTCCATTCTCGCTGGGGATCCTTGCTGCCAAGATGTCCCCATTGTAGTGCCAGTTCAGCAAAAAGCTGCCCGTCTTTGCCAATATGTTTTCTTACTTTTCGCTTCCCATTTTCCTTTCCATTCCTTTCGATTCcttttcgattcgattcgattttcTTGCTCGACAGTTATTATTAAGCCGCTTAGCGATTGCCTCGtcttccgtttccgctttgCCTTTTACGCACACACTCATATCCGCTGGGCTCCAACACACACCAACAGGGAAAAATCCACTCAAGACCATAGTATAAACGCAGCTGTCGCCAAGTTTATTTGacgtttattttattttcggctggtgtacaaaaatatttgaacttTCGCCATAATCCTTTTTCCGGGGCCCCATCAAATTTGTACTGCGTGCTGTGCGCGCAATTGATTGAATGATTGATTGCCCGATTGGCAGGACCGATAGGAAAGAACTCCCATGCATATAGCAAAACGAACGAATTCGGGCTTTGAAAAACTATGCTcgcatataaatttatttacaaatatacTAATTTGTAAAGCTTGAGTGTTTAAAATGGGTTGGTAGCCAGTACACAAGCATGCCGCAGACTagtaaaattgaattattaatcATATCATTAGGGCTATGGGTAATGTTCTCGCTTACCTATGAGCACTACAATAAAGGTATTGAAGGTTACGTAGCAGCTGTGCGACAAGGTATATCCAACATACACACTGGTTATCAAAACCCCGGACCGACCTATCATAGTGATAAGAGCAAATGCCTTGCCCCTGCAGATCAGCATAGAAACTTGTATTGCAATATGCAATGGAATAGATGGACTCTTACCTTAGATGAGTGGGTACACAATCAATGAGCAAGGAACCGGCCAATCTGACGCTGCATATGAGCGGATCGATTATGGCGAAGAAACTGATCAGTATCAGGGCGGGATGCTCCATGAAGTTAAGGGCTACGCATCCGAGAATGGAAACGCAAACAAAGGCTATAATTACCGCTCGACGACTCAGCCAAATCAGGAACACACTGGTGGCAATAAAGAGGCAGAGGACAACGCATCCGTGTATCAGTGGATCCTTCATTTGCTCATAGGTCAGGTGGCACTGCAAGAAAGGGGAAGTAGAAAGTGCTGGGACTGCAATGGAATACCCAAACGTACGTCTTTATCGCCACTCAGCTGTGCACTAATGTGTTCCATGTGTTCACATATTGTATTCCTGTCACCAAACGTAGACGTAAGAACCCGGATTCGCGTCATCCAGATGGGCAGAGCAAAACCTCTTGAAAGGAAAAAGGAAGAGATACAAAAAGAGGCCAACAACTTTAAGGTTGGACTTACAGGCCCGTAAGGGTAAAGAATATAAAgaagaaaaaccaaatgaCCTTGCCATATTTTACCATAAGCACTTTGGTTTCGTGACACTGACCGCGCTCCTCGTTTCTGGCTACAAGGATTAGAAATGAGTATAGGAACCCAAACTATGACACAACTGCATCCTTACGGTGGACGCAGGCGCGCCTGGGTGAGCGACTCCACGCCCAGACTCTTCAGTGTAACATCCTTGCCCTTGTTCATTCGGCAGACCCTTTCCATGACCTTCATGGCCTTCTCCTGGTCGTCAATCGACAGATAGTACTTGGGACTCTCGGGCAGGAATATGAGAAGAGTGGTTCCGATGATTCCGGGCAGCTGGTTGCACAGCAGCAGGATGCGCCAGCCACTGGGCTCCATTCGCATCGACAGCAGCGCACCGCCCAGAGCTGGAGGAAGGTGAAATCTGCTCATCTGAGGATAGTGGCGAATCGATTCTTACACGGCACGTAGATCATGCTTACTCCGAGGGAATAGCCCATGATGGTCAGCACCCTGGGTCGCAAGGAGACCTTGGTGAATTCACTCAAGTACGTCGATAGGCTGACAACAGACGCCACAATACTAAGCGTGGATGGTATGAAAATGATCCAAGGTCAATCGATGTCGAATGTAGGAGCACTCGGCTATACTCACAAGAAGCCACAAACTGTACGCACGGCCATGAAGCTCCAATACTCCGGCATGAGAGCCGAGATCAGGGAAAATATAATCGCAACGATTGATGCAAACCCGATGACCCTGCGTCTGCCGTACAGATCCGCCAGCTCGCCCCATATAAAACAAGATATCATCTGGGCCGAGAAATTGGCAGCCAATAACCAGGCCAACCGCCGGTCGTGTATATCCATTTCACAACTTGCCCCTGCTATCACCACACCAAATCCCAGCTGCTCATTGGTCATCCAAATCTGCATTAGaaagcagcaaaacaaaattatgaaCTGCATCTTGCCGAACCCTATTCAGAACGAAATGATCAGGTGACAGGCCCATTATACGGAGCACGGCACTTACCCAGCTTGGTAAAAACCTCATCTATGTCACTCATCTTTGCACTGGCTATTAGTATTTCATTTCGTACAAAAGGCTTACAACCGGGTAATTTGTAATGTATATACAACTATTTGCAACGAATGAAACATAAATACAGATTGCTAGACTACGAGGCTTATGGTAAAGtctttatttaaaaacttttcgtTAGTGCAACACGTACAAATTTATACCAGCATACCATATTAAACTACGTCCTTGGGTTGAACGACTGCCAGAACGACACAAACTGCGGAGAGTGAAGGTCTTAGGAAATCGAACATTCGGCTCGGTGGACCAAAGCGACACTTACTTGCCAGACAGATATTGAAAATGTTGAAGGTTACATCGCAAGTGACCCTTATAAAGAGCCCAATCATGGTGCTGCCCAAAACGCCACCAAATCGCGCCAGGGATCTGACCATACAGAGTGCCTTGCCGCGCAAATTGACGGGCAGACAGTCGACCAGCACCGAGGTGGCCAGCGGGATCAGGACGCCAGGCAGGACCATCATTAGCACGAAGAAGATTAGCACCATGGTCGGCTGCTTTAGGACGTTTAGCGATAAGCCCATGAGAAAGGCAATCAAGATGTGCAGGGCAATCACATACTTCCGGAGCATGAACTGCACCAGCAGCGAGGCCAGTATGAAACAACCAATGTAGGTTAGGCCGTAGTAGACGGGATCGATCAGGTTGGTCATCTCGTCGTTGCATGGTGATGCCTCCTTTTTCGTGCCATTGATCACCTCGTGCTCATGCTTAAATGTTGGGTTACTATTGACGAGGTCGCATAAGCGATTCGAGCCAGAGTTGTCCATGTTGCGAATGACCGGAAACCAGATTCCCAATCCAATGGAACTGCAAATTCGTTAATAATTCCCCTTAACTAGTAAAGGTAAAGTGGATTACACTTACGTGAAGAATATCCCAAAAATAAGCATGAGACAGATGAAAAACTTGTAGACTTCGGGTTTGGTAAAGAGCAGTTTATACTCGTAACCCACATTCTTCCAGAAGCCTCCCTGATCGACCGCACCCGAGTTATCTACACTCAAAGTAATGTCCATGTCCTCCCACTTCTTTCGGTTCATCCGACATATCCACTGAAGGGCCAGGAGTGCCTTGTCCGGCCGATTGACAGACATGAGAAAGTGCGGCGTCTCCGGCACCAGACAGATGCCGACAAGGGCCAACCAGCCGGGAATCATGAAGAACATCATCAGGAATCGCCAGACCCGTAAATCATAGTTGCTGCTGAGGTCCACATGGAATTTGTAGGGCAGAATAGCCATGGCCACCAGTGGACAGTAGATCAGAGCTAATCCCTGCGATTGGCTACAAATGGCCACAGTTATGGGTCGCCACTTGACCGCGTGGAACTCCGCCAGGAATCCCACCTGCAAGGATGCAACCGCCGATAGGCTGTGGGAGATTATGGGAAATGCTCAGACTGTATACTCCATTTTGATGGCCGTGCCACATACAAGGTTCCCACTATTATCCGTGCCACAGACAGCGAATAGAGCTCCGGCATGAAAGCGGAGAGCATCGAGAAGCACAGGGCTCCAACGAGTGCCAGCCGGATAACGAACTTGCGCCCGTACCTGTCCGCCAGAAAGCCAATAAACAATCCGGAAGCAACCATCCCGCCCAGCAGGGAGTTGGCCAATAGGGTCCTCTCATTGGGTGAGGTATCGAACTCGCAGGAGGTCAGCACCACGAGATAGCCAGCACTCATGGACTCTGTTACGGAGTACATGTACACGAAAAAGCTCACCACGAAAATGATCACCTGACCACCCCCATAACCTGGTGAAGACCAACGGTTATccatattaatatatatattttgttttatatatgtattctttTACCCATGGTTAACAGGGCAGTGTCCACATCTACGGCCGGCATCTTTAAAATGCAGTAAACTTTCTTTGCGAATAAAACGAGAAATTtctaaaatatgcaattaaaaacgactaaattttcaaatcgTAAATGATTTAGATGTTGTTTAGCTGCATGCTTTGTTCAGTGTAGCATTTCCTTTTTCTTAACTTAGTCCTAGTCCTGCAATACCTAACCATTCTAATCTGCCAACAGCCAGTGATGGGAAACTCTAATTGGAAATCGAAATGCTCAACGAGATCTtaattaaacttatttttcaGAGGAAATTCCATTATCACATCTATTGAATTAAATTCCTATTTTTAAATCATACATTTCCGGTACTCTTTACTGATTAATAaagttttgaaatattataatatattagaCAGAATACTTTAAGCTGCATGAGGTCCTTTACCAGGTCTTAAGTAACATGTGTTCGTGATCTTAGCTGGTAGTTTGTCTTAGCCTCTTAGTAGTTCGTAGTTTTCCCATCACTGTCGGTATTACTTGATACATTGAGTTGAGTTGAAAAGCTGAAGAAGATTACGTAGGCGAATAATCTAACATAAGATTTCCAACTGAACAGGTGCCAGTCGCGTTGGATTGCCGAGCGGACCGAGTAGCCGCAAGAGTTCCGTCTTGGATTTGtcgcagcagcatcagcagcagttgcagcagctgcagcagttgcagttgcagcagcagcaatacctgcagcaacagctgccCATGGGAGTGGGCAATGCCGACACCAGTCCGCCGTCCGAAGACGAGGATAAGCGTTACAGGCCGCGCTGGAAGGGATCGGGCAGCGTGTTGCCGCCGCAGAGTCCCAAGCAGGTGCTCTCCCGGCTCAAGCAGGCCGCATCCGCATCGAATGTGGCCCAGGACACGCAGCGACAGGGCCAACTGCTGGCCACCAATCCGCTGCAGCAGCGCAAGAGCAGCGTGTTCCAGCTGGACGAGTCGCAGGCATCGCCTCCAgcgaccaccaccaccaccaccacccacttgcaGCGCAAGGGCAGCGTGTATGTGGCCAAGGTCACCGAGACCCCGCCCCTCGGCACGCCCACCCGCAAGGGCAGCGTCTATCAGAGGAGCGGAGTGGGCTTGGGAGTGAATAGCCCCGGAGCAGATAGTCCGCAGCGGAAGCAGTCCGTGTGCAAGACCCTCAGCGGCAGCTATGTCAACATATGCCCCCTCACGGGTGGCGAGTCCAGCTATGGCCTGAAGCTCGGCCCCTCGCAGATCCATCCCAAGGGTTACCGCCTGACCACCGCGAGGTACGGCGAGCTGAAGATGGGTTTCCTGAAGATCAAGGGCAACGTGGAGGTGGAGGTAGGTGGATTTACAGACCTAAGATTTCGAAGTTACTGTACCTCGTTTGCAGCTAATCTGCGCCCGTAACATTGTCAACGAGGACTGCGAGACTCCGCCGGATACGTACGTGAAGTGCTACATCAAGGACGGGGACCGTCTGCGGCACAAGAAGAAGACGCGCGTGGTGCGCCACGCGGCGGAGCCCCTCTACCGCCAAACCATTAAGTACCAGGTGAGCAAATGGCCCATTGTTGTAATGCATCTGCTACCTGCCAGCAGCCAGGtgacgatgatgatgctgaCGAGCAGCCAGCACTCCGCCATCCTGATACTGACCACGGCCACGTCCGGATGTTATTACCTGCCACCAGCATTGTAAGGCGATTAATGGCCACTGGCCGCGCAGCATCGACGAGCCCAATTTCCGCGCCCAGCGGGTGGCAGATAGGTGGCCCAGCCTTAACCCACTGCTAGCCCATGTCCTCGTTTTGCTTTAAACACCTGTTGTGAGGAATGAGAGCCCTTCATTAGGAGTCATCAAAAtcttttgataaaaataaatatctttttaTATCCGTTAGAGCAAAGGGAtgtactagattcgttgaaaagtatctAACTGGTAGAAGGagcgtatatatatatataatcttGACCAGGATCCCTAGTCACGTTCGTCTGTCCGTTAGTCCAGATTTCTATCAATATGTTGACATTTCTCGTTTGCATTTTTAGCAGCTGAATAACAAGTATCTAATagtcgactatagcgttttcttttgcttaagagttaaaatatattttttcgaaCGACATAACTGAAGTCCAGTGGGCAAGCAGAGGGTTAAGGCACTGCGGGTGGaccatatttttattggaaGCCATGTAATTACCCAAACGAGTAACCCGTAACGTTAACGAATCTCCATGTAACCGCAGAGCTCGGACGTCTTTGGCCGCAACATCGTCATCATGGTGTGGCAGCGTTGCGTGGGCTTCGAGCACAACCAGGGACTGGGCGGCACGGAGGTGAACCTGGACAAGCTGAGCATCGGCCAGCCGATCAATGGATGGTATCCGCTGTTCCCGATGCACAGCTACGGAGGCTCCGACTCGGACAACTCTCCCTGACCGAACAACCCGTTAGTAGCAGTCCATATGCAGTGCCGGAATCGAATGGAGTCGGACGTAATCGGAGTGCCACTGCAAGCTCAATTTGTTAGCGCCTAAGTTATGGACACCATATACGCATAGAATGTTACCCAAATTATCCCTAAACCCCTAACCCCTAACCCTGTATGTTATTAGTCATAGCTAAATGAGCTTAGCATTTTAGGCTGGCAGGTGCAATCGGGTCGGGTTATGTTACACTAAATACTTTATTCGTGGTGAGAGAGCTTTGTAAGTAGGGTACACAGATAGGATGCACCAAGATGCACCAGGATGGGGAATACGAGTACCCATATCAGACAGCACAATAATTGAGGAATCGCAGTACCAGAGGCATATTTACTcgcttttatatatttttgcttgtTGTGTTTGCGAAAGTTTAATGTTGTTCGCATTTGTATGGAAGTGGACATATGGATATGTGGATATGTGGATATGATGATATGTGGGTATGAAAAATGGAAACGAAACGGGCACCAAAACAATAATGTCGAAACTTTGAGGCAACGAAGTGGGTGGATCATCCGCCCACAGAGAGGGATTTAAAGCTTGGTAGCTGacaaatgcatatttatccGATTAAGTGTTAATTAAGTGTTTCGCAGAACAAAACCCCAAAACCAAGTAGGCTAGCCCCAACTATCTGTACAGCTGATAACCCCGCCAAGGTTTCAACTGCTCCGCGAACTGGAGGTCCGAATATCTGGACAACTGAGGATCTCTAGCTATGAATATCTGTGAATCTGAATCTCTGCACATCTCTGAATGTCTAGTAATATCGCAAAATGGTGAGAAAAAACAAACGGAAACTAGTTTAAATCGACAATCTTTATGggtgtgtgcttgtgtgtgggTGCGAGAGAATTGAGTGCGATTAAAGCGTGATTAAGACGAATTTACTGTAGTCATTTTATGGTAGGGCATTGATggcaacacaacacaacagcATGGTTGAAGATTAAAGATATCACCTGTTCTCCTGTTCTTCAAACTCTCCCGACGCTTCAGCCACTCAAACAGGACAATCTCGTGtagtgaaaagtgaaaaatttacattttcggAACTTGTGTATAAATCTAATATCTAATCAGCATTCAGCCTAGCGACTTGGAGTTTCAAACTAAGGTTACTTACAAAAACACATtagatttatttatacaaCGCCTACACTTCAGTCTTACTACC
This portion of the Drosophila santomea strain STO CAGO 1482 chromosome 3L, Prin_Dsan_1.1, whole genome shotgun sequence genome encodes:
- the LOC120450620 gene encoding putative transporter svop-1 isoform X3, giving the protein MSDIDEVFTKLGFGKMQFIILFCCFLMQIWMTNEQLGFGVVIAGASCEMDIHDRRLAWLLAANFSAQMISCFIWGELADLYGRRRVIGFASIVAIIFSLISALMPEYWSFMAVRTVCGFFIVASVVSLSTYLSEFTKVSLRPRVLTIMGYSLGVSMIYVPSLGGALLSMRMEPSGWRILLLCNQLPGIIGTTLLIFLPESPKYYLSIDDQEKAMKVMERVCRMNKGKDVTLKSLGVESLTQARLRPPQKRGARSVSRNQSAYGKIWQGHLVFLLYILYPYGPRFCSAHLDDANPGSYVYVW
- the LOC120450621 gene encoding putative transporter SVOPL, with amino-acid sequence MPAVDVDTALLTMGYGGGQVIIFVVSFFVYMYSVTESMSAGYLVVLTSCEFDTSPNERTLLANSLLGGMVASGLFIGFLADRYGRKFVIRLALVGALCFSMLSAFMPELYSLSVARIIVGTFLSAVASLQVGFLAEFHAVKWRPITVAICSQSQGLALIYCPLVAMAILPYKFHVDLSSNYDLRVWRFLMMFFMIPGWLALVGICLVPETPHFLMSVNRPDKALLALQWICRMNRKKWEDMDITLSVDNSGAVDQGGFWKNVGYEYKLLFTKPEVYKFFICLMLIFGIFFTSIGLGIWFPVIRNMDNSGSNRLCDLVNSNPTFKHEHEVINGTKKEASPCNDEMTNLIDPVYYGLTYIGCFILASLLVQFMLRKYVIALHILIAFLMGLSLNVLKQPTMVLIFFVLMMVLPGVLIPLATSVLVDCLPVNLRGKALCMVRSLARFGGVLGSTMIGLFIRVTCDVTFNIFNICLAICVVLAVVQPKDVV
- the LOC120450620 gene encoding putative transporter SVOPL isoform X4, whose amino-acid sequence is MRMEPSGWRILLLCNQLPGIIGTTLLIFLPESPKYYLSIDDQEKAMKVMERVCRMNKGKDVTLKSLGVESLTQARLRPPNEERGQCHETKVLMVKYGKVIWFFFFIFFTLTGLGFALPIWMTRIRVLTSTFGDRNTICEHMEHISAQLSGDKDCHLTYEQMKDPLIHGCVVLCLFIATSVFLIWLSRRAVIIAFVCVSILGCVALNFMEHPALILISFFAIIDPLICSVRLAGSLLIDCVPTHLRGKAFALITMIGRSGVLITSVYVGYTLSHSCYVTFNTFIVVLIVCGMLVYWLPTHFKHSSFTN
- the LOC120450619 gene encoding regulating synaptic membrane exocytosis protein 1 isoform X2; amino-acid sequence: MEQIAREKLVTGRVQIQVWYHAERSELVVSLMAGDDLALRDEAYGHGNLPEAYAKVRILPKCGDGCVQQTEVSRPTQNPIWNATLTFGHVKADTLMDRYIDIQLWDLVPHTESIFLGECSIELQQAFLDDQAIWCRLEDTKGLRGISISKSPSVSPRGSIAAGAGAPSGDVTRLLRRDYNMQRSNSDDVDSIGDGTSLLHPDHAWIAGSRRGSSQSETMEVEVYQLGKDFSRSLPGSRRSSFQDAEKNRLEEDAMATPPTSYLVGRRRSSVARRDPDEILKSLKAVRGELGRTMSLGTEQHKRMGSRRASRVGLPSGPSSRKSSVLDLSQQHQQQLQQLQQLQLQQQQYLQQQLPMGVGNADTSPPSEDEDKRYRPRWKGSGSVLPPQSPKQVLSRLKQAASASNVAQDTQRQGQLLATNPLQQRKSSVFQLDESQASPPATTTTTTTHLQRKGSVYVAKVTETPPLGTPTRKGSVYQRSGVGLGVNSPGADSPQRKQSVCKTLSGSYVNICPLTGGESSYGLKLGPSQIHPKGYRLTTARYGELKMGFLKIKGNVEVELICARNIVNEDCETPPDTYVKCYIKDGDRLRHKKKTRVVRHAAEPLYRQTIKYQSSDVFGRNIVIMVWQRCVGFEHNQGLGGTEVNLDKLSIGQPINGWYPLFPMHSYGGSDSDNSP
- the LOC120450620 gene encoding synaptic vesicle 2-related protein isoform X2; the protein is MRFLPSWIWMTNEQLGFGVVIAGASCEMDIHDRRLAWLLAANFSAQMISCFIWGELADLYGRRRVIGFASIVAIIFSLISALMPEYWSFMAVRTVCGFFIVASVVSLSTYLSEFTKVSLRPRVLTIMGYSLGVSMIYVPSLGGALLSMRMEPSGWRILLLCNQLPGIIGTTLLIFLPESPKYYLSIDDQEKAMKVMERVCRMNKGKDVTLKSLGVESLTQARLRPPNEERGQCHETKVLMVKYGKVIWFFFFIFFTLTGLGFALPIWMTRIRVLTSTFGDRNTICEHMEHISAQLSGDKDCHLTYEQMKDPLIHGCVVLCLFIATSVFLIWLSRRAVIIAFVCVSILGCVALNFMEHPALILISFFAIIDPLICSVRLAGSLLIDCVPTHLRGKAFALITMIGRSGVLITSVYVGYTLSHSCYVTFNTFIVVLIVCGMLVYWLPTHFKHSSFTN
- the LOC120450620 gene encoding synaptic vesicle 2-related protein isoform X1; its protein translation is MSDIDEVFTKLGFGKMQFIILFCCFLMQIWMTNEQLGFGVVIAGASCEMDIHDRRLAWLLAANFSAQMISCFIWGELADLYGRRRVIGFASIVAIIFSLISALMPEYWSFMAVRTVCGFFIVASVVSLSTYLSEFTKVSLRPRVLTIMGYSLGVSMIYVPSLGGALLSMRMEPSGWRILLLCNQLPGIIGTTLLIFLPESPKYYLSIDDQEKAMKVMERVCRMNKGKDVTLKSLGVESLTQARLRPPNEERGQCHETKVLMVKYGKVIWFFFFIFFTLTGLGFALPIWMTRIRVLTSTFGDRNTICEHMEHISAQLSGDKDCHLTYEQMKDPLIHGCVVLCLFIATSVFLIWLSRRAVIIAFVCVSILGCVALNFMEHPALILISFFAIIDPLICSVRLAGSLLIDCVPTHLRGKAFALITMIGRSGVLITSVYVGYTLSHSCYVTFNTFIVVLIVCGMLVYWLPTHFKHSSFTN